A genomic stretch from Hemibagrus wyckioides isolate EC202008001 linkage group LG18, SWU_Hwy_1.0, whole genome shotgun sequence includes:
- the alpk2 gene encoding alpha-protein kinase 2, translating into MNNSSDGSEDYEYIFTNGAWTTVLKPVSAAGRSIHREDKQGDDTRSDGNKGIVDLPVNVTSQDVEVDGNKSNTIPKGQQNANMNPNDHMTSKNQETEVPENRQCQKSDSTEPTNTPSQDESPSLDPNTETITIDDIPNTEFHPAGISGTVYNADTHRNDFMDEAVQHADPQTKGMAGETVHDMSDISSILQKKVHHTGSDTHEFIMKTVLDSDPEIGGILEDAVQCTDSETGGVLEDTVQHNVSEIGGIVADTVQSNVLDIGDILGYTVQCSDSEIGGILEDTDQNKDSKDSEVSGILEDNVQRIISDDCSILEDTVQSNDLDIGCVLEDTVQHNVSEIGGIVEDNVQSNVSEIGGIVEDNVQSNVSEIGGVLENTVQHNVSEISGIVEDNVQNSISKIGGILEDTVQSIDSEIGGILGDASCLTQQPFPLYSAELSNNNNNNKLEANDNNAISDILTDSVDNLENGVTQMSKALTVNPKTDMESASCILEDLVPDMTVDHMTENNSDVRLLISSFPPTPIIIPSKTEEAIDIHRSDRTDVSNELWVDAPDEWGYLPDSCPTSSDNTRTSKTGAKSGSLELPNKESWSSSDSWASALSDWIQSVSILPEDCPTMRSPEAQHQCSMSSQDGTMGLESSLELGDSEGKILIKTTSVDLSVLTMEEKENRLYSNIDMNMTQNLPEDMEGETQSGLQEESDESRNDTEGRWENKCVSQRALPLARSGMLHRSLGPHNSNDPRYGQLYMPHWSEGKCRKDRKERDRVKFSEQESNALWEVTEDTAFEEEGEKYHGALSFSCYPFTPELEVHLLNSNEAEHLTNRRGVERRNATHAKDNSSCTFSRTGEVDFIMPLTPISIGTSFLHLKEDPDESRTSLKLSLAGISEEVRPDLTPSASGKSTSQFCDITTQTGDQDSSSSSCEDLEYKTEAGDVSSELQRLILDTGERLMICEEQHIAYVTLDLDDILSFRKHPENRSAIKQVSGEAHKRDSKMPHKTKKTSSENKTRSNKHKDITSSNQTSKKRENLRPEPHAEGSGGAEQSTVTMIETIIMTEKVTSKPQGKKKKKHGVPKIENEPLLEVENGTKPKNAKPKTETATKQVSKVREKLAKYEGKESNENDEATEGKSQPSSEPSSGCLSGALDDDIKRRRISGDKPGAVSIRTRPQLPAIFQQKKKDDALTQTIQAPKEVPRVLSDIEAAPVVDDPQSISLWCRFSHFKADSSIMWMKEGATLCEETRKVGDDVRVSLSLLKACSKDLGFYRCTLNSALGSVSTSDYHLTSEVLMELVIPNHDESAERKAIDGEEEDVSCTPLLFKEDILTEQYFGEKQLTSIVTEKDHFGEGMHRRAFRTMVRTGMTPLFGPGHACVLKVHSAIGYGTQNDDEVVQRNYTLAVEECYVQNTAREYIKAYTNVAKSAEAFGEVPEIIPIVLVHRPSNTIPYATLEEELIGDFVKYSVKDGKEINLMRKDSEAGQKCCAFQHWVYTQTEGNLLVTDMQGVGMKLTDVGIATCKKGYKGFKGNCSTSFIDQFKALHQCNRFCELLGLTSLQPKPKRTAPPNPKAQPAARKKPFGPNVKGKS; encoded by the exons ATGAACAATTCTTCAGATGGAAGTGAAGATTATGAATACATCTTTACTAATGGAGCATGGACAACAGTATTAAAGCCTGTCAGTGCAgctgg GAGATCAATACACAGAGAAGATAAGCAGGGAGATGACACCAGATCAG ATGGTAATAAAGGCATTGTGGATTTGCCTGTGAACGTGACATCGCAGGATGTTGAAGTTGATGGAAATAAATCTAATACCATCCCTAAAGGTCAACAGAATGCCAACATGAATCCAAATGACCACATGACATCAAAGAATCAAGAGACTGAAGTACCTGAGAATAGGCAGTGCCAAAAGAGTGATAGTACAGAACCTACAAATACACCATCCCAGGATGAGTCACCATCCCTGGACCCCAACACGGAGACCATCACAATAGATGACATACCAAACACTGAATTCCATCCTGCCGGGATTAGCGGGACTGTTTATaacgctgacacacacagaaatgactTCATGGATGAAGCAGTCCAACACGCTGACCCTCAAACAAAGGGTATGGCTGGAGAGACTGTGCATGATATGAGTGACATTAGCAGCATTTTGCAGAAGAAGGTCCATCATACCGGTTCTGACACACATGAGTTTATAATGAAGACAGTTCTCGATTCTGATCCGGAAATTGGTGGAATTTTAGAGGACGCTGTCCAGTGCACTGACTCAGAAACTGGTGGTGTTTTAGAGGATACTGTCCAACACAATGTTTCAGAAATTGGTGGAATTGTAGCGGACACTGTTCAAAGCAATGTCTTAGACATTGGTGACATTTTAGGATACACTGTCCAATGCTCTGACTCAGAAATTGGTGGTATTTTGGAAGACACTGACCAAAACAAAGACTCCAAAGACTCGGAAGTTAGTGGAATTTTAGAGGACAATGTCCAAAGAATTATCTCAGATGATTGCAGTATTTTAGAGGACACTGTTCAAAGCAATGACTTGGACATTGGCTGTGTTTTAGAGGATACTGTCCAACACAATGTCTCAGAAATTGGTGGAATTGTAGAGGACAATGTCCAAAGCAATGTCTCAGAAATTGGTGGAATTGTAGAGGACAATGTCCAAAGCAATGTCTCAGAAATTGGTGGTGTTTTAGAAAACACTGTCCAACACAATGTTTCAGAAATTAGTGGAATTGTAGAGGACAATGTCCAAAACAGTATCTCAAAAATTGGTGGTATTTTAGAGGATACTGTACAAAGCATTGACTCAGAAATCGGTGGTATTTTAGGGGATGCTTCATGCCTAACACAGCAACCCTTCCCACTCTACTCAGCAGAgctcagtaataataataataataataagctggaGGCAAATGACAACAATGCAATCTCAGATATTTTGACTGACTCAGTTGATAATTTGGAGAATGGCGTGACCCAGATGTCCAAGGCTCTTACTGTAAACCCAAAGACAGACATGGAATCAGCATCTTGTATTTTAGAAGACCTTGTTCCAGACATGACAGTGGACCACATGACCGAAAATAACTCTGATGTACGCCTGCTAATCTCCAGCTTCCCCCCCACACCAATCATAATCCCATCTAAGACCGAGGAAG CAATTGACATACATCGCTCAGACAGAACTGATGTGTCTAATGAGTTGTGGGTTGATGCTCCAGATGAATGGGGATACCTCCCAGACTCCTGTCCTACATCTTCAGACAACACAAGAACTTCAAAAACAGGCGCCAAGAGCGGTTCACTGGAACTGCCTAACAAGGAGAGCTGGTCATCTTCTGACAGCTGGGCCAGTGCTTTATCAGACTGGATCCAATCTGTTAGCATCCTTCCAGAAGACTGTCCCACTATGAGAAGTCCTGAGGCTCAGCATCAGTGCTCCATGTCCAGCCAGGATGGGACCATGGGGCTGGAAAGCTCCTTAGAATTAGGTGATTCTGAGGGTAAAATACTGATAAAAACCACTTCAGTAGATCTGTCTGTCCTAACAATggaggagaaagaaaacaggCTTTATAGTAATATAGATATGAACATGACTCAGAATTTACCAGAAGATATGGAAGGAGAGACACAGTCAGGTTTACAGGAAGAGTCAGACGAGTCTCGAAATGATACTGAAGGAAGATGGGAAAACAAGTGTGTATCCCAG AGAGCGCTGCCATTGGCTCGGTCTGGAATGCTGCATCGCTCCTTGGGTCCCCATAATAGTAATGATCCTCGCTATGGTCAACTGTATATGCCTCACTGGAGTGAAGGAAAATGCAGGAAGGACAGAAAGGAGAGGGATCGAGTGAAGTTTAGTGAG CAGGAAAGCAATGCACTCTGGGAAGTAACTGAAGACACAGCCTTCGAGGAGGAAGGTGAAAAATATCATGGTGCCTTGAGCTTCTCGTGTTACCCCTTCACGCCAGAGTTGGAGGTTCATCTCCTCAACAGCAATGAAGCAGAGCACCTGACAAACAGGCGAGGAGTGGAAAGGAGGAACGCGACACATGCTAAAGACAACAGCTCTTGTACGTTTTCTAGAACAGGAGAGGTGGACTTTATTATGCCACTTACCCCCATCAGTATTGGAACATCTTTCCTCCACTTAAAAGAGGATCCAGATGAATCGAGGACGTCGTTAAAGCTGTCCCTTGCAGGGATCAGTGAAGAAGTTAGACCAGATCTGACACCGAGCGCCAGCGGAAAGTCCACCAGCCAGTTCTGTGACATCACAACGCAAACCGGTGATCAGGATTCATCTTCGTCATCTTGCGAAGATCTAGAGTACAAAACAGAGGCCGGTGACGTCAGCTCGGAACTTCAGAGGCTGATCTTAGACACAGGGGAGCGGTTAATGATCTGTGAGGAACAGCACATAGCTTACGTGACTTTAGACTTGGATGACATTCTGAGCTTTAGGAAGCATCCTGAGAATCGTTCGGCTATAAAACAAGTAAGCGGCGAGGCGCATAAAAGAGACAGCAAGATGCCTCATAAAACTAAGAAAACATCTTCCGAGAACAAGACACGCTCTAATAAACACAAGGACATAACAAGCAGCAACCAAACGAGCAAGAAACGAGAGAACCTGAGACCAGAACCCCACGCTGAAGGGTCTGGAGGTGCCGAGCAAAGCACGGTGACCATGATCGAGACTATCATAATGACAGAGAAGGTCACATCCAAACCTcaggggaagaagaagaagaagcatggAGTACCAAAAATTGAAAATGAGCCACTGCTCGAGGTGGAAAACGGAACAAAGCCAAAAAACGCCAAGCCCAAAACTGAGACAGCGACAAAGCAAGTGagcaaagtgagagagaaactcGCAAAATATGAGGGAAAAGAGTCGAATGAGAACGATGAAGCAACTGAGGGAAAATCACAACCAAGTTCGGAACCCTCGAGCGGGTGCCTGTCTGGTGCACTGGACGACGACATCAAACGCAGACGCATATCTGGGGACAAACCTGGAGCCGTATCCATCAGGACGAGGCCGCAGCTTCCTGCTATCTTTCAGCAGAAGAAAAAGGACGACGCGCTGACACAGACCATTCAGGCACCTAAAGAAG TCCCACGTGTCCTATCTGACATTGAAGCAGCTCCAGTCGTCGATGATCCTCAGAGTATTTCACTGTGGTGCCGCTTCAGTCACTTCAAGGCCGATTCCTCCATCATGTGGATGAAAGAAGGAGCAACACTGTGTGAGGAAACGAGGAA AGTTGGAGATGATGTTCGTGTCTCTCTGTCGCTGCTGAAAGCCTGCAGTAAGGATTTGGGCTTTTATCGCTGTACTCTGAACAGTGCCCTCGGTTCCGTGTCCACCTCGGACTATCACCTGACATCTGAAG TGCTGATGGAACTCGTCATCCCGAACCATGACGAATCAG ctgAGCGTAAAGCGATAGACGGGGAGGAAGAGGACGTGTCCTGCACTCCTCTCCTCTTTAAGGAGGACATTCTGACAGAGCAGTATTTCGGAGAGAAGCAGCTCACGAGTATTGTGACTGAGAAGGATCACTTTGGCGAGGGAATGCACCGGAGAGCCTTCAGGACGATGGTGCGCACCGGCATGACGCCTTTGTTCGGTCCCGGACACGCCTGCGTGCTAAAAGTGCACAGCGCCATCGGCTACGGAACCCAGAATGACGACGAGGTGGTCCAGAGGAACTACACCCTCGCTGTGGAG GAGTGTTATGTTCAGAACACGGCCAGAGAATACATCAAGGCCTACACCAACGTGGCCAAGTCTGCAGAAGCCTTTGGAGAAGTTCCTGA aaTCATTCCCATAGTCCTGGTTCACCGGCCGTCTAACACCATCCCGTACGCCACACTGGAGGAGGAGCTGATTGGAGATTTCGTAAAATACTCTGTGAAGGATGGGAAAGAGATCAACCTGATGAGGAAAGACTCGGAGGCGGGACAGAAATGCTGTGCGTTTCAGCACTGGGTTTACACGCAGACTGAAGGAAACCTGCTGGTTACTGATATGCAGG GTGTAGGTATGAAGCTGACAGATGTTGGAATCGCCACCTGCAAAAAAGG TTATAAGGGCTTTAAAGGGAACTGTTCCACATCGTTTATTGACCAGTTTAAAGCTCTTCATCAGTGTAACCGCTTCTGCGAGCTGCTTGGCCTCACGTCCCTGCAGCCCAAACCCAAACGGACTGCCCCCCCCAACCCCAAAGCACAACCTGCCGCCAGGAAAAAGCCTTTTGGCCCCAATGTCAAGGGCAAATCCTGA
- the dnajc21 gene encoding dnaJ homolog subfamily C member 21 isoform X2 — protein sequence MKCHYEVLGVKRDAGDDELKKAYRKLALKWHPDKNLENSEEAAEQFKLIQAAYDVLSDPQERAWYDNHREALLKGGVSGDYQDDSIDLLQYFTVTCYSGYGDDEQGFYTVYRNLFESIAKEELEHSKEEEDECEDLPTFGDSQSDYDTVVHLFYGCWQSFCTRKNFAWKEEYDTRQASNRWEKRAMEKENKKTRDKARKERSELVRQLVAFVRKRDKRVQAHRKLVEEQNAEKAKKVEELRRKQKLEQAKLAEEYKEQNWSGMAGLEQELQQMELQYGREFGDTEEELEEAETDAVDGSDELDDLYDDLYCPACDKSFKTDKAMKNHEKSKKHREMVALLRQQLQEEEEALSLNSPERNGEENKDEEEEDEDEEREDASRQKLSKKQKKKKRQQKNMNNFPEEPAAESPAPDSTADIISPPNQSGDNEDDAVGEEEAAEEVKKDEPEPIKSSGKTKGKKAGKDSKKNNKAHGGGDTNQEKEGNLRCVVCHFEFSTRNKLFDHLKVTGHATALPPNASMNTKSKKEKRKNR from the exons ATGAAGTGCCATTACGAGGTGCTGGGTGTGAAAAGGGACGCAGGAGATGATGAGCTGAAGAAGGCCTATCGAAAACTAGCTCTCAAATGGCACCCAG ATAAGAACCTGGAGAACTCTGAGGAGGCGGCGGAGCAGTTCAAACTGATCCAGGCGGCGTACGACGTTCTGAGTGACCCGCAGGAAAGAGCCTG GTACGATAACCACCGGGAGGCTCTGTTGAAGGGCGGGGTCAGCGGAGACTACCAGGATGATAGCATCGATCTCCTGCAGTACTTCACGGTCACCTGTTACTCGGGTTACGGAGATGATGAGCAG GGCTTCTACACGGTGTACAGGAACCTGTTCGAGTCCATCGCCAAGGAGGAGCTGGAGCACAGtaaagaggaggaggacgagtGTGAGGATCTTCCCACGTTCGGAGACTCTCAGAGTGACTACGATACG GTGGTGCACTTGTTCTACGGCTGCTGGCAGAGTTTCTGCACACGGAAAAACTTCGCCTGGAAGGAGGAGTACGACACTCGACAGGCCTCGAACCGCTGGGAGAAGAGAGCCATggagaaagagaacaaaaagaCGCGTGACAAGGCGAGGAAGGAACGCAGCGAGCTCGTGCGCCAGCTAGTGGCCTTCGTGCGGAAACGCGACAAACGAGTGCAGGCTCACAGGAAACTGGTGGAGGAGCAGAATGCAGAAAAAGCCAAGAAGGTGGAGGAGCTGAGGAGGAAGCAGAAACTGGAGCAGGCTAA GCTGGCCGAGGAGTATAAGGAGCAGAACTGGTCAGGGATGGCTGGACTGGAGCAGGAGCTGCAGCAAATGGAGCTTCAGTACGGACGAGAGTTCGGAGACACGGAGGAGGAGCTTGAGGAGGCGGAGACGG ACGCTGTGGATGGTTCTGATGAGTTGGATGACCTTTATGATGATCTTTACTGTCCTGCCTGTGACAAGTCCTTCAAAACGGACAAAGC GATGAAGAACCACGAGAAGTCCAAAAAGCACAGAGAGATGGTGGCTCTGCTGCGGCAGCAACttcaggaggaggaagaggcacTTAGTCTGAACTCACCAGAGAGAAACGGGGAAGAAAACaaggatgaagaagaggaagatgaagatgaagagaggGAGGATGCATCCAGACAGAA GTTGTcaaagaaacagaagaagaagaagcgacAGCAGAAGAACATGAAC AACTTTCCAGAAGAGCCAGCAGCTGAGAGTCCAGCTCCAGACTCCACGGCTGACATCATCAGTCCTCCGAACCAATCAGGAGATAATGAGGATGATGCGGTTGGAGAGGAGGAGGCTGCAGAGGAAGTGAAGAAAGACGAACCCGAACCCATTAAAAG TTCTGGAAAGACAAAAGGTAAAAAAGCTGGAAAAGACTCCAAAAAGAACAACAAAGCCCATGGAGGAGGAGACACCAAccaagag AAGGAGGGGAATCTGCGCTGTGTGGTCTGTCATTTTGAGTTCAGCACCAGGAACAAGCTGTTTGATCACCTGAAGGTGACGGGACATGCCACAGCTCTGCCGCCCAACGCTTCTATGAACACCAAGAGcaagaaggagaagaggaagaatagATGA
- the dnajc21 gene encoding dnaJ homolog subfamily C member 21 isoform X1: MKCHYEVLGVKRDAGDDELKKAYRKLALKWHPDKNLENSEEAAEQFKLIQAAYDVLSDPQERAWYDNHREALLKGGVSGDYQDDSIDLLQYFTVTCYSGYGDDEQGFYTVYRNLFESIAKEELEHSKEEEDECEDLPTFGDSQSDYDTVVHLFYGCWQSFCTRKNFAWKEEYDTRQASNRWEKRAMEKENKKTRDKARKERSELVRQLVAFVRKRDKRVQAHRKLVEEQNAEKAKKVEELRRKQKLEQAKLAEEYKEQNWSGMAGLEQELQQMELQYGREFGDTEEELEEAETDAVDGSDELDDLYDDLYCPACDKSFKTDKAMKNHEKSKKHREMVALLRQQLQEEEEALSLNSPERNGEENKDEEEEDEDEEREDASRQKLSKKQKKKKRQQKNMNNFPEEPAAESPAPDSTADIISPPNQSGDNEDDAVGEEEAAEEVKKDEPEPIKSSGKTKGKKAGKDSKKNNKAHGGGDTNQEQKEGNLRCVVCHFEFSTRNKLFDHLKVTGHATALPPNASMNTKSKKEKRKNR; encoded by the exons ATGAAGTGCCATTACGAGGTGCTGGGTGTGAAAAGGGACGCAGGAGATGATGAGCTGAAGAAGGCCTATCGAAAACTAGCTCTCAAATGGCACCCAG ATAAGAACCTGGAGAACTCTGAGGAGGCGGCGGAGCAGTTCAAACTGATCCAGGCGGCGTACGACGTTCTGAGTGACCCGCAGGAAAGAGCCTG GTACGATAACCACCGGGAGGCTCTGTTGAAGGGCGGGGTCAGCGGAGACTACCAGGATGATAGCATCGATCTCCTGCAGTACTTCACGGTCACCTGTTACTCGGGTTACGGAGATGATGAGCAG GGCTTCTACACGGTGTACAGGAACCTGTTCGAGTCCATCGCCAAGGAGGAGCTGGAGCACAGtaaagaggaggaggacgagtGTGAGGATCTTCCCACGTTCGGAGACTCTCAGAGTGACTACGATACG GTGGTGCACTTGTTCTACGGCTGCTGGCAGAGTTTCTGCACACGGAAAAACTTCGCCTGGAAGGAGGAGTACGACACTCGACAGGCCTCGAACCGCTGGGAGAAGAGAGCCATggagaaagagaacaaaaagaCGCGTGACAAGGCGAGGAAGGAACGCAGCGAGCTCGTGCGCCAGCTAGTGGCCTTCGTGCGGAAACGCGACAAACGAGTGCAGGCTCACAGGAAACTGGTGGAGGAGCAGAATGCAGAAAAAGCCAAGAAGGTGGAGGAGCTGAGGAGGAAGCAGAAACTGGAGCAGGCTAA GCTGGCCGAGGAGTATAAGGAGCAGAACTGGTCAGGGATGGCTGGACTGGAGCAGGAGCTGCAGCAAATGGAGCTTCAGTACGGACGAGAGTTCGGAGACACGGAGGAGGAGCTTGAGGAGGCGGAGACGG ACGCTGTGGATGGTTCTGATGAGTTGGATGACCTTTATGATGATCTTTACTGTCCTGCCTGTGACAAGTCCTTCAAAACGGACAAAGC GATGAAGAACCACGAGAAGTCCAAAAAGCACAGAGAGATGGTGGCTCTGCTGCGGCAGCAACttcaggaggaggaagaggcacTTAGTCTGAACTCACCAGAGAGAAACGGGGAAGAAAACaaggatgaagaagaggaagatgaagatgaagagaggGAGGATGCATCCAGACAGAA GTTGTcaaagaaacagaagaagaagaagcgacAGCAGAAGAACATGAAC AACTTTCCAGAAGAGCCAGCAGCTGAGAGTCCAGCTCCAGACTCCACGGCTGACATCATCAGTCCTCCGAACCAATCAGGAGATAATGAGGATGATGCGGTTGGAGAGGAGGAGGCTGCAGAGGAAGTGAAGAAAGACGAACCCGAACCCATTAAAAG TTCTGGAAAGACAAAAGGTAAAAAAGCTGGAAAAGACTCCAAAAAGAACAACAAAGCCCATGGAGGAGGAGACACCAAccaagag CAGAAGGAGGGGAATCTGCGCTGTGTGGTCTGTCATTTTGAGTTCAGCACCAGGAACAAGCTGTTTGATCACCTGAAGGTGACGGGACATGCCACAGCTCTGCCGCCCAACGCTTCTATGAACACCAAGAGcaagaaggagaagaggaagaatagATGA